The nucleotide window GTCCTTTGTGTGTTCTGTTGCTGGGCTCTGCTTTAGGCCAAAACAATGGACTTTCTGTTTCACTAGACTGTGAGCTCCCTGAGGCCAGTGTCTCTTCAGCCAAGGCCAACGACTGTAGTAAACACTCACTAAATAGTTCTTGATGGTttcataaatacaatttttttgcGAGGTCTTATGTTTATGTAAgaattgtttaaaagaaaaaaaagataagattCAGCTCCTAGTTTGAGGAACTCTGGCTTGGCTGTGTCAATATCATTGAGCTTTGTTCATCTGAAGAAAACAGACCTTTTATTGGCAAAGAATAAAGCGTCTAAGAGTGAAGGTAAAGGAGACAATTATTTCATGTTACAATAAGGTCATAAAGCACACTCTAGAAGTTTCTAGGTAGGAGCTCTTTCCTACAAATAACCCCTTTTCATTTCAGTTGGGGAAATAGTTTATTATAGCAGATTAATTACTTTCATGGACTCTTCTCATTATAAAGCTTTAACTTACAGAAGACCCTGGTTAACCAGACAAGGACAAAAGCAACATTGACTCTGGTGAACCTGTGGAAAAATAGGTATCTTCCACTTTTCAACAGATAATATACCCCAGGCAGGCATGTCAAGTTTTTGTTCATGTATGTAAGGAGGCCAggtggcttgtttgttttttttttttttttcaagaacatACCAGGCTGAGTTGGTACTGTGTAGCCtaatggccttaaactcaaagtaatcctcctgccccaaccttgtttgtttaataatttttaaagcaattaaCTAAATATTAGCATAAGTTAGAGGCATATTTTATACATGCAATTGTGTACTTATTTACAATTAACtcagattttttattattatttattaatgtggtgtgtgtgtgtgtgtgtgtgtgtgtgagatgggtGTGTACAAGTCACAGCACtcgtgtggtcagaggacaactttcagaagtcagttctcttcttctcccttgGGTTTCAGAGATCAAATTCAAGGTGTCAGGTTTGGGTGGTAAGCACCTACTGAACCTCCGATGGCTCATAATTAAGATTTTTTGTTAAAAGTCATGTTTAAATTATGTTATGAAAgaacaacaaagcaaaaatcaaaagaaTACCTAACTGCAGTTATTGTTGAGATTTTCAACAATTGGAGTAATCTTAAGATTGTATCCAGCTACTTCATATCGCTAAGTACTGTCATTTAAGTGACTCAAACTCCCTTTTAAATAATATGTGTGATAAGTAACAGATCTCTCTGAGGCCTGAAATATTTTCCTGTTGCTATCATCTGAGCAAATACCATGTACCAGGTGGTAATTATTTTTCCCAGTGCCGGAGACTGTCAATGCAGGATCTCATAATGCTCTAAGCCACAGCCCCGGGATTATATTCATTATTTCTAATCATTCACTTTTTTAACAAATATTAACTCAGCACCTACGGTATGGATACATCTATGGACCAGATACTAGTTCTTCTTCCCAAGAGATTACAAAGCTATAAAAGGTACCTCTGTAGGATGGGAAATGTGACCTTTATTTTACAGATAACGAAATCAGGATGGAGGAGGCCTAATGGAGATGTGGCTGTCATCAATGCTCTTTCCAGCAAACTGCTGCTTTTCTCCATTCATCCTACTTGGTTTAACTTACTCATCTTACTTCATGAAATACAACAGTTGTGAAAACAGATTGAAGGATCCTTTAGTGGGAAGGCTAAAGGTCTCGCTTCAAAGTCACGGCTCTCAAATCTTCTGCTAATATAAAAAGCAAATGTTACTACTCCAGTTGTTTAGGATTACACACTGGCTTAAAGCAAAGGGAGACGAAATAAGGCCTAGACACCCACATTTCTAGGAGTAGAAAAGCAGAAGGTTCATAAGCCTCTGAGATATGCAAAAGCTTaagggttttgttggttttttttttctgctctaccTCCCATTGTCACAGGAAGGGTGGCAAACAGTAGGGGACCCAAGGAGCTTCTCTGGAGCTTCTGTGAGAGCTGGAACCTGGAGACCACAGCTTTGTCAGGCCTTGTCTTCAGCATGCACCTTTGCTTCCTCTGGCTCTGCCTGCACGGGAGCTCTAACTGCATGCTGCAGTTAATTATCGGGTGCAGTTCTGAGCAGACACAGAATGGTGTCTGCTGCAGCCTTTCTTTCGCTTCCTTCTCTGCCATTTCTTCCACCTCACCTAACCAGATCCCTCACAGCAGTAGTGGAAAAACAGCTGAAGGCACCATGCCCTAGGAAGAACCTCAGGGCATCACCAAACCTGTCTTTTGTCATGTTCTACACAAATGCATTGCCTTACACTAGCACCTACTAgtacagccagccagccacacaaTTAACTATCGCTTACAGCCCCAAGGTATCTTCCTACAACACTGACCATAAGTCACTTCCTTCTGCAGACTGAAGGCCTCTGCAGACTGTGGCCAATTTACAGAGGGAAGCTCAAATACGTAAGGATGCTACAAGAATGCCTGCCAAGAGTTTGAACCTACCCCCCACCTACTCTTtccaaccctccctccctcccttatcTTTCTGCACCAGAGGCACTTTGCAGAGTCAGTCTCTGTGCAGGCTGTGATCTTTCAGGCCTCCACACCTTTGCACAAACTGCTGCAGCTGTTAGCAacatcccctttcctctctctggctAGAGAAAGTAAGCTCACTTAGGACCCTAATAAAATGATTTCTCCTTCACAAAAGCTTCACACATCTTTCAAGCAGCCTTGGTtgtcttcctctctgcttccacattctgcataattttttttttgtagcattaAAATAACTAATTGTAGTTATTTAGACTTCGCAAGGCGAAGCTCTAAACATTCCTTTTCCCCTTACCCAAGCCATCTAAAATCACCCATTTTTCTGCCTGGTGTAAAGCAAGGCTTCAATACAATGTCTGTTAATAGAGTCAATGTTGTAAAACACAAACCACACACtgagaaatgatgcaattattcCATACCAGTTTATTTTAGATATTGTGCTTCAAAAACTTCATCATAAATAACCTTTCATATCATAAAATAACTTAGTACAATTTATAATAAAACTTCTGAGAATTTAACATCTCATCAAAATACATTAACCTGTGGCTTTAAAATACAATTAATCCTTTTCACTTTCCTTTTACTTGAGGGCATAaagaccagaaaaacaaaaacaaaaacaaaacaaaaaaaaacccaaactactGCTACACATTTAAGGTTCCAACAAAGCGATATTTGGCTTATTTCAATGTAACTCGGCCATCCAAAATTAAGTTTTGTTTCTTGCACAGTTCTTTGTAGTTTTTGTCTCTTTTGACTTAGATTTCTGTTTCCACACagcttccttctttattttcacCTCTCTCCATGGGCAGAGTCACCTCCTAGCCCCATGTAGTTGAACTCACTCAGCCCCTTGACAACAGTTTCTGTAATCCTTGCATCAGCGTAGGGAGTAACTGCTTGAGTAACTACAAAGGTATTTCAAAACTTCAGTGCAATTTGGTTCAGTTATTTCCATTCAGATGCCATCACCGTTCGGGGAGATTAATCACTGGAACCCACTGATCCATGTAGCGACTTTCCCGGCAAAAGCAAATAAGTTGACTTAAGGCAGGATCCTTCCATTGTGAtgaatgtgggttctgagaacaaatttagaaaaattaCTTGCCAATAAAATGATCAGCTTATGCTACCAATTGTACTACTTTTGAAAGGGCCAAAACCTGAACATTCTGTTAAACAGCATGTGGCAAAGTCTAAACACCTGTAATGCACACGGAGCCACACAGAGCTTTGCCTAATTATCTGTACCATTGTGCATGAGGTTATCATTCATAAGTCCGCCCTACCAAGCACGTACCCTAGTGGGGTCATAAGGAAAATAGTTCTGAAAAAACATGCTGTGCGCACAATGATGTGCGAGCTGCAGGGCAGGCAGCTAACGCCAGTTCTTATCTTCCTTGACGACGCATGGCACTTCTTCACTGGCAGCAAAAGTAATCAGGCTGCCACTTCCCTACACCAGTCAAAACAGAGAAggggcaaaaacaaaaaacaagaccaaGACAGCACATTTCTCTCTGAAaataccatccatccatccgagACTTTtaaagggggtgggtgggtgggtgggtgggtggagagggcccatctaaaacaaacacaaatgtgcAGAGAAAAGAATTCCACTCTGTACACTTCAGAGTATCTCCAGGGAATTAATAAGGCTCTGTCTCCTACACTATTTCTATCTTTAGCTTTGACAGCAAATGAAGAATGAAGCTGACTTCTTAATGAAGGGTGAGCCGGGAATTTATTTGGCTTTATCTAATCTGTCCTGCTCAGAGAATTAGTCACGCGAGGTAGTGCAGAGGTAGGCAGGGGTGGCTGGGCAGCCTGCTGACTCACAGGGATATCTCCTGCCGCTGGAGGCCACCCACGAGCTTAGACACGCTCGGTACCATCAGAACCCCCGCGAGATCAGCGTCCCGCACGGCCGAGGTCCACCCCAGCAGATTCCGAGGGCTGCAACCCCGGGTCCCTTACCGTCACCAGCACGCAGTGCAGGTCAGGGGGCTGCGCGGCGCCCCCGCTCTCTGCCGGGCCCGCGTCggtctccagcagcagcagctcagctaGCCGGCCGGGGTTGCTGACCCGCAGGATGTTGATGTCGTTCTCGCAGCAGAACGCCTGGATGAGGGTGAAATGGATCTGCAGAGCCACGTCCCTGTCGTCGTCCTCGTCCGCAGCCAGCAGGCACAGTACCACGTTGTCGGGGTCACTGCGGACAGCAGGGGCAGCGGTGAGTGCACAACGCTCCCGGGGAGCACCCGGTAGAGACAGGCTGGCAGGCAGGCGGGCAGGCAGGAGGGAGGCGGGGGCGGCCGGGGCCACTTACACATTGAGCAGCTTGGCGGCCTCGTACACGCCGACGGTGATGGTGCGCTGACTCCGCGCCTTGCTGAGCACTTCCTCCAGGGCATCTCCCACCGTGTCCATCCTGCGGACGGGCAGGGCGAGAGCGGGTCAGCCGGGTTCCCCGGGGCGGCGGGAGGGGCAGCGGCCACCGAGATCGCAGGCACACCACACTTACCTTTCGGTCTTCTGCTCTGCAGCCGAGAATTCCTCCAAAGTCATATTGCAAGTGCGAGTCCCTTCACGCGGCGCGCGGgctgctcctgccccccccccagtgcGCGGCGCCCGCTCAGCGCTCGATCCCACCCGCCCGCCAGTCGCCGAAGTCTCGGTAAGTGACGACGGCACAGCTGCCTCCGGGCCACTGGAGGACAAAGGGCCCGATGCCCGAGTTATGGGGGCCAGCCCTCAGCCAACCACGGCCGGCCTCATTTGCATACAGCGCAGCCATTGGCGCATGCAAATGAGCAGACTTTGACCCGCCCACCCTCGCTCCACCGAGACAGTCGAGCGGAAGGGGGCGGAGCTACGCTGGagggaagcccccccccccatgagagTGGTGCAGAAACCGGGTTGGTGGGGTCCCGAGCCAGCTCTATGGAGTTGGTGGAGCCATCTGGTGCCGAGGGCTTTGCAGTGAGTGGTTCAAGTGTCCTCAGCTCGAACTGAAACAGCCTGCCAGTTGTTTTTCTAGTTGTGGACATCTTTGGATTGTCGTTTCGGGTCGTTTGTGTTAAGGGGCTGCTTTTAAAACTTGTTTCCAGGGTTAATGCACACCCCGTCTAGCCGTTATTAGCAAGCAGATTACATTTACAAAGTGTCCAAATGTACCAGGCAAAGCTTGCTTCAGACGTGTTGTTTACATGTAAGTGTCAGGTAGTGCAGCTTATTCACAGTAGTATTCTTTTGGTGCCCTGATGGCTGGCTTGATTTATTTTTGGTTGGTTGCAAGAATTTGAAGCTCCAAAGAGAAAACCCAGCACCATTGGTGTGTGGTGATGGCATAGTACCAAGCTGGAATCTTTTCCACAAAAAGCTGGTAAAAATTTCTGCCCATTCCATGTAAGGTGGGGGGAGCTGGTGATCACATGCCTAGCGAGCCAAATTGACCATTAAAATCTTTCCCGAAAGCACCTTCTGATCAGGTAAGAGCTGAGAGACAAATTATGGTACTCGCAGGAACCACAGTCTAAATTCAAAGTGCTCGTGCCATTGCCTGAGCTTCCCTTCACAGGCAAAAGAGTATATGACACTACCTTCCACTGCCTATGATCTCACTCTGAGTTATTGATGCTGAATCATAAAGCTGTAACCGTAGAACATTTTAGCCATGTGCTAAAATTTCACCTTTGCGATAATGGCAACTTGTAGGTGGGAGGCAAACCTTCATAACTGCAAGCAGGAGtcacacattaaaaacaatgtTTAATGCAGACTTTTACTGAGTAGTTCAAAAGTCTCTTGTTTTATGAGCTTATTGGATAAATACAAAAGCATTGCTTGACCCTACCAAAGTAACCAAAAGTGGTGGAATTGCCTCCCATGTGCTTGCATTCATAACAGTGTTTATATTGAGGTCACTGGGCAGCTTACAGTCACAGAAGTCAATTTTACAGGGTTACATGTGAGTTTAGTATCCTTAAGTTTTTATTCTTGTGGACAAgatattttccagttttcttgATCTTGACATAATGGAAAGTGGTAGGTTGGTTTTCTAGTTCACTTATTGGAGATAAGAGTTTTCCATTCAATCCCTAAGGGCTTCGTCACCGAGAGACAATGTTGAGTAAAGGAATGAGTGTCAATGTATGGCTCACCCTAGGGTGTTTGTGTACCTCATAACTGTACCTTAACTCTACATGGGATGTGCTTGTTAAAGAGTTTCTCAATGTTGGGCCTGGGAGTCCAGCTCAGTGGTCAAGCAGTAGCCTAGCATGCTCCAGTCCCAGGCCTGAAATTTGATCCCTGGCCCTGCAAAACAGCAACAGGGACAAAATTTCAACATTGAAGTTTAAGCTTCTATTGTGATGGTTAACAGTGATTGACACCTTAATGGGGATCTAGAATAATCACTAACgtaagcctctgggcatgtctgtgatggATTCTGTAGATTAGGTTAGTTGAAGTGGGAAAACCCACTCTTCAATGGACACCATTCCTCACTGCATGTAAAAcggaaagctagctgagcatgggCATTCTTGGCTCATTCCTGACTGGGGATGCCAGGTGAAGAGCCACTGCCAGCTCTTGCTGTCAAGCCTTCGATGGACTGTCCCCGGGGACTATGAGCcacaataaaccctttcttcctcaagctgCCTCCATCGGGGATTTTATTCCAGCAACAAGTATCTAACACAGGAGAGCACTAAAGCATTTTTCAAGTTTGTAAAACTAAAATTACACGAAATGATCTGAGTCATCCTTTGGAGATAggtgaactgtgtttcctagaactcCAGGGTTCTACCCATTAGAGATTTCTTAGAAGTTCTCTGGAAGGAATTGTGATTGTAAGCTGACAGAGAAATTAGAGGACCATGTGACAGCAGAGACTATGACTTCATCAGCATGGTGTCCTCAACACCCAGCACAAGTCCTACATTCAATAGTAGAGTGGGTGTCATGCGTTGAAAAGAATTGGAAAATTAATTCCAGCACAGCACAATCCCACAGTTCTTGCATGAATTCTCAGATAACCCACCTTTAACATTACTTCAAAAATACAAACACTGAACAATTCCTGGTCTTTGACCTACAAAGACCTAATAATCTAATTGTTAAACacattgtattagtcagggttctagAGAGTAGCACAACTTCTaaaatgaatatgtgtgtgtgtacacatatatatgttggGTCCAGGGTTTCACAATAATGgaggacagaccaccaaagtctattaaaccagaagtaaactttattccagaaaaataaaaaaaaaaaaaatgaaaaaaatgaaacaccacGGAGTACAAAAgtttatcagctagctgagaccacagccagtgTTGAAATTCTGAGGCTGTGGCAATGGAGGTAGGTACTGGCCCGCTTTTGTAGTATCGGGCACAGGGTGCATGCTGGGAGTCACATAGAAGCATCAGGCATGGGATGCATGCTAGAAGTCACGgagaaacaactattaaaagttaactttggtccaggcagttgttggctataaggggttaaaagttaacccctggctgttgacagaggagctgcTGTAAAGCAGAGGGCCGTTGTTAGCAGTTAACCTGtagagctgatgactgtcagttTTCATCtcttataatttatatttctatat belongs to Peromyscus eremicus chromosome 3, PerEre_H2_v1, whole genome shotgun sequence and includes:
- the Gadd45a gene encoding growth arrest and DNA damage-inducible protein GADD45 alpha; amino-acid sequence: MTLEEFSAAEQKTERMDTVGDALEEVLSKARSQRTITVGVYEAAKLLNVDPDNVVLCLLAADEDDDRDVALQIHFTLIQAFCCENDINILRVSNPGRLAELLLLETDAGPAESGGAAQPPDLHCVLVTNPHSSQWKDPALSQLICFCRESRYMDQWVPVINLPER